Within the Sarcophilus harrisii chromosome 2, mSarHar1.11, whole genome shotgun sequence genome, the region GTCAGTGGGAAGGTTTGCACGCTGATTGTATAGGGGTGTATGAAGCTCTGGTCTTTTTTCCCTCAACATCCATTAGTCACCTCATTCTTTTCCATCGTGAATCACTCTGTAGACCCCAAAGGGGATCTTCCAATAGCCTTACTCAGGAGAGTCTTCTACTGAAGTCATACTAGGGAAAGGAAACCAAAAGTCTTAAGGGAATCAACACCTAGAGTTAAAAATAATGTCTGGATGATCCAGAGAGCAAACAACAAAGTACCATTCCCTAAAGTGGTTTGGGTTTAGAAATGCATTATGCCAAATCATAGCTGTGCTTGGGCAGAACTCTGGTCcctaaaacactttttttttgtcaatgaaactattatttttccataagttATTTGACCCGGCCTCTATAGCTTAAGCATAATATGAAAGAGACATCCTCAGGATCAGGCCTCTCTGTAAATAGTTCTTTACAGTTTTGTTCACATCTGTGTACGTTTAACCATTTGAATACATATGCAAGTTTTGTTGAACACTTCTGgaaacattttaataaagaattcttagagaaaaataacaGCATTTTAAGTGGTGATTTATCCTTTAGTTTTCCTTAAGTACAAAACATTTGGCCCACAGTTACTGTTTATGGCTTTGGCTACTATGATGTGTTTGGCAGAACTTTGGTGGTTTTAATTTAACCCACCAAGCAGGCACCTGGGGTTGAAAATACTTCCCTGGTTTTCATTTTTCAGCTCCCCATAATCTCACTAGACTCCATATTCTGATGACTCCAGAGCAATGTCTACATGggctttttctttccattcaatcATTGTCTGTTCTGGGTTTTGGTTTTGGGAGAGCAACGTTTCCTTTAGAACATTCAAGCTGCTACCATCCTTCGGTGACGAAGGGTCCTCCTTATTGTTTGCAGTCTCAGAAGAGgatttggttttcatttcttGTTCATCCTGGGAATTCATCTTCCGTTTtctaagaagaaagggaaaaaagaaataagtagcTGAGACTGAATACTCATCCCCTGACTTCAGACACTGAGTTAGGCGATGTTAGAGTTATCAGTTCATAAGACTTGGTGTTTGATATGTGCAGAGGCTCCGCATTGGCTGTGCCAAATAAATGGCCTCAAGTATAAActaaacattttatattccaGCAGAGAAAATGACAGATGGTATGTATGGAATCATCAATGCTAGAACAAGAGATTCTTCCTTTGAAAGGTCTCTCACACCAACTCATTCATTTCGATTACTAATGCAAATACTATAGACCAGAACCTCATTACTTGTccaaattattataattactcgAGTCTCTCCTCCCTCCTATATATAGCCAAGTTAGTctttctaatctcattttatccacaTTGGTTCCCACTTCAAAAACCTTCAGTGGTTCTCCATTGTTTACAGAGGCAATGAGGCAATGTGGTAGTTGgatattggacttggagtcaaaaagaccagagttcaaatcctcccttagAGACTTAACCTCTTCTCCTCATCCCCATAGAATGGCACTCTTCTTGTTACCATCTGGAGCTAGCCCTTCTCACTAGTCATCTGTTATTAGTtccaatataaataatatactatAGACTAACTTACTAAGTATTCCTCAACATAGCTTTGGGAAGATAGCAAGATTTTTCTGTTGGTTAGAATATACATCTGGTTGGCACAATGGATACAGTTCTGGACCTGGagtgaagaagacctgaattcaaatcctatctcagactctgaactgtttgaccttgggccgcttaacctttgtctgcctcggtttcttcaactgtaaaatgaagataagagCACTTACTTCCCAGACCTGTTATAAGGACCCaatgagataatagttataaagcatttagcacagttctaGACTCAGCTAGAAGCTGCTGGGCATTGCTTCCTGCTTCTGGGCTTTGCTTCTTCAGAGCCACTTAACTGCTattttagcacatagtaagtgctagaTAAATGCTTATGGCCTTGACTATTCCCTCGTTGGGTCTGCGGAGGATAAATCTGTATAATATAGGTAGGATGTAGGTGATTAGAAAATAATGATCTTGCCTCCTTAGCTTATCTTTTGCTTtgacttaatttcattttcctactAGACCAAAGAGGATTTGGAGAATGTCTGGCCCTAAATTAGATGTCTGGATCAGAAGTCTATAATCTCCTCCCTGACATGgagtttgaaaagaaaagaatttacatTAAGACTTAACTACTTAAcctaactttctttcttttgcaacgTTATCAATATGGAAATGGTATTTATAACTTCACATGAATGACAGTGAGCGAGGGAGGAAGTGacagaagaaaatttggaactgaaataaaataattaacacaaagacagagaaggaaggaaggaaggtgggaaggaaggaaagaaagaaggaaggaagggaaggatggaggaaagaaaagaaggaaaaaagaagggagggaaggagggagaaaagaaaggaagaagggaggaagcaaagaagggaggggaaaaatgagggagggaaaaaggaaagcaggaaaagaggaaagaagggaagggggaaaaggaaggaagagagagaggaaagaagggaggaagaggagagagggaagaagggaaggaaagaggaaaggaggaagagaagaaagaaaggaaagaggaaggaaggaaagaggagaggaggaagagaagaaaaaggaagaaacagaaggagggagggagggaaggaaggaaggaaggaaggaaggagagaaagaaggaaggaggggaaaattaaggaaaaagggagaaggaaaggagggagggagagaggcagggagggagggaagaaagagaaagaagaaaaaaggactgAAACTAGATTTTATTAGTTGGGTGTGGCTATAAGTAAAAGATCTTCAATCAGTCCTTATCAGGGAGAAGTTCTTGCCATCATATCCTGAAGGATTAGAGTTAAGATGGCAATTGAATGGCCTTGAAGAGATGAAGCCTTGAAGCAGGAAGCAATGTCCAGCAGTTTCTAGCAGTGCCTAGAAACCATCACAGGATCATGTAGCATTGCCCAGCTGGCATCCATCATATGACTGGAACCACTGgtcttaacctctgtctgcctgtttctatataaaatggggatgataatagtattTGTCTCTCAAGGTTGttgatgaggataaaatgagatagtatttgtaaagcactttgcaaacttcatagtgctatataaataccagcTATTGTTATCGTTGTTAGTTTTACTGGAAAAGAAACGCTTCAAGTCTTGATCTGATTGAGCAGTCTATAAGAACCCTAGAAACCAATGAATGGATTACTCACCAAAAATCTGGGCAACAACCCCAAGGCACAGAGCCAAAGGTTCAAGTTCCAACAGCTGCCACAGAGCTAATATCCTCAAATGTCCACTGGGGTTAGGTGGTGTAAAATGGGGCGAGCATTTGTTAGAAAGTCCCTCCCTGGTAGGTGGAGCCTAACattttttcaacaaatatttctattgCATGTAAGGTGTTGTAAggaatacattttatattaaatatagaaaTGTAGAATAAAAGGttagacactatataaataacaatgaaacaaagtaaaaagtgaaaaaatagtaagaaaaactCAAAGTTTTACAGAGGTTCAAAAGCAATATTggtataacaataataatgtagCAAGATTATAGTGATTAACCATCAAAGATATCAGAATTTTGTAAACCATGTCTCAttcctaaataaatgtttactaaatgcttattggattggaTGGTCATTGATTGATGACTTTGTGGCAAATAATATtagtgattattaataataacatttattaataataatattaacaacaattaataataactgacatttaagTAGTCTTTGATGTTTTCCAAAGCATCtgattatattaatatttcatcCTCATATCAACCCTGTTAGGTAAATACCTCTGGTATTAGCCCCATTGTACAGATCTAGAATTTGCCTACAGTTTTGTAACTATTAAGTTCCAGAAGTGAGATTTGGAATCCAGCTCTCTTGTGGGGTGTTTGTTTAGGTTATTTTTTGTCTAGGATTCTTTTTAACATATCATTAGTTCTAAACACTATCTACTGAAGAACTTATAACACATGATCACCAATTTAATTAGGAAAAAGGACCCTGACTGATTTATCCCATCTTTTCATTTTGCCCCCTCTACCTTCAACACTGAGCAAAGTTCCTTTCACATAATCAGCTCtcaaaaaatatcttttgaatgaatgaattggttATTATATAACCTTACCATGACATCGCTTGTCCCTGGATTCTAGTGGTTATTAATGAAGCTATGGAGTGTTacgatttttaaatttttccatgaGTTGTCATTGAATTCTATTTTGAATAAGTAATAGTATAATTTTGGAAACATTCCAGTTTTTCTCTttagtctttttctctctcccttccttatcttACAGGGGTTGCAAGAAGGGGAATTTGGGTGGCAGCATTTCATTTATCATAGGCTGAACTTTGAGAGGTCCTTGAGGGTAACATATTCCCAGTTCTAAATTATGGGCAGAAGCCAAGAGAAGTCAAACAGGGTCCAGAATAAATTTTTCCCAGGAAAAGCcaccttattcctttttttttttttttaattatttatttattttaatacacaatgCTTTacgaatcatattgggagagaaaaatatcttatttctcttaaaacaaaattagaaacaCATTATTCAAAGATGACCAGAGagcataaataaataactttctaACCTGTTTGCCATGATACTTCTCCCTAGAAGGAAGACATTCAAGATTAATACTGCACATGAGAGGACGAGGACAGCAATATTCCATGGTGTTGCTGTAGAAAGAAAAGATACAAACAATTGCTACTCAATCTTTTAGGAGGATCTGGGGGTTATGATCCAACACAATAGTACTTCATGTTTGACAATCAGTCAGCCTCACTCTTATCTTCACTATGGGGCACTGAGCAGGGATGCTGAGGAAGAAAAGAACCATCTCCAATTTTAGGGAGTCTGATGTGAGACACAAAACCCTGTCCAGAATTTGAACTAACATAAGCAGCTAGGGCTTTGTCTAGGTGATGACATTGATGGGATGGAGTAAGGGAAGGAAGCTATACTTCCTCCTCCTTATCTTTGATTTCTAACTCACTTATTCCTTCCATATCCAAGTGCTCATTAAAATTTAGTTTGCACCTGGAAACAAATTTCCTGCCATTTCCCCTCACACTGGTTGCTTTTACTCACACCTCTTTTTATATAGGATCAGGAAGGGGAACTGGTATACTTGCTTCCCTTGCTAccttcaaatctttcctctgccACCATCATTCAGCAATCACATAaccttttttaaagtttgttctgTCCTGTCCAGTAATTTATCACCTATGGACCTCCATCTTCCCCAATGACTTCAGTTGTTCCACTAAAATCCtgccttctataggaagccttcccctttcttatccaTGGCTCTCTTGTTTTTAGAAACATcagatttttatggaaataaataggtttgtttttataatgtccctcagagagagaggaaggtggTATTGTCTCCTTTCCCTATGGCAACAGAATCATTAGTAGAAGCTTTCCTTTGATTTCTGCCTTCaggggaaataataaagaaatgttttcattgtgtttattttatttttatttatccacatttgggagaaaaataggagactcaaataaaacaaaagaatatatattcttatttggCATTATATGGTTATTATATAAGCAGATTTATATTTCTGATTTAGAATTctgatttggtttttaaaattcaatatttttattttggttccaaattctctcattcCCACCTACCCGTCCCTCATTCACTGAGAAATCAAGAACAACAAaatccattacaaatatgtatttatcAAGCACTGCAAATTACTGTATTAACCACATTccatagatatataatatatgcatctatgttatatatgtgggtattatttgcatatatacatatgtatccacatatat harbors:
- the SLC51B gene encoding organic solute transporter subunit beta, with amino-acid sequence MDGSDGHVGALSGPGWSEEELEELLWLYRADDSTPWNIAVLVLSCAVLILNVFLLGRSIMANRKRKMNSQDEQEMKTKSSSETANNKEDPSSPKDGSSLNVLKETLLSQNQNPEQTMIEWKEKAHVDIALESSEYGV